From the Sebastes umbrosus isolate fSebUmb1 chromosome 2, fSebUmb1.pri, whole genome shotgun sequence genome, one window contains:
- the tppp3 gene encoding tubulin polymerization-promoting protein family member 3, protein MAESADMEQLLTSFKKFAVHGDTKATGKELNGKNWAKLCKDCKIIDGKGVTGTDVDIVFSKVKQKTSRVITYEEFQRALEDLAPKRFKGQSKEEALESIFKLVEGREPTNAGVTKVAKAAALDRLTDASRYTGSHKGRFDECGKGKGREGREEIVEQTGYVGAYKNAGTYDHKTKAEK, encoded by the exons ATGGCGGAGAGCGCGGACATGGAGCAGCTGCTGACGTCTTTTAAGAAGTTCGCCGTCCACGGAGACACGAAGGCCACGGGGAAGGAGCTGAACGGGAAGAACTGGGCCAAACTGTGCAAAGACTGCAAGATCATCGACGGCAAGGGCGTCACCGGCACCGACGTGGACATCGTCTTCTCCAAAGTCAA ACAGAAGACGTCTCGGGTCATCACCTACGAGGAGTTTCAGAGAGCTCTGGAGGACTTGGCCCCGAAGAGGTTCAAAGGTCAAAGTAAAGAGGAGGCGCTGGAGTCCATCTTCAAGCTGGTTGAAGGCCGAGAGCCCACCAACGCTGGAGTGACG AAAGTGGCAAAGGCGGCGGCGCTGGACCGCCTGACCGACGCGTCCCGTTACACCGGGTCGCACAAGGGGCGCTTCGACGAGTGCGGCAAGGGCAAAGGTCGGGAGGGCCGCGAGGAGATCGTGGAGCAGACGGGCTACGTGGGAGCGTACAAGAACGCCGGGACGTACGACCACAAGACGAAGGCCGAGAAGTAG